From Mycobacterium lacus, one genomic window encodes:
- a CDS encoding AbrB/MazE/SpoVT family DNA-binding domain-containing protein gives MYVTVDRVGRMVIPKALRVALGITPDTELELIPDGSGLRIEPVRRHQRSIDTSDGLPILGNVEGAVLTDDDIRRLRDDIQR, from the coding sequence ATGTATGTGACAGTGGACCGAGTGGGGCGGATGGTGATCCCGAAAGCCCTGCGTGTTGCGCTGGGAATTACACCGGACACAGAGCTCGAACTCATTCCGGACGGGTCCGGTCTCCGGATTGAGCCCGTCCGTCGGCACCAACGCTCGATCGATACCAGTGACGGGCTACCGATACTCGGCAACGTCGAAGGCGCCGTGCTGACCGATGACGACATTCGCCGACTGCGCGATGACATCCAACGGTGA
- a CDS encoding type II toxin-antitoxin system ParD family antitoxin — MGKNTSFSLDEHFSALIEEEVASGRYRSASDVVRTALRLLEDRETRLRALRQELIAGERSGEATPFDFDEFVARKREEPGRR, encoded by the coding sequence ATGGGTAAGAATACGTCGTTTAGCCTCGATGAACATTTCAGCGCGCTTATCGAGGAGGAGGTCGCGTCGGGCCGTTATCGCTCGGCCAGCGATGTCGTGCGTACTGCTCTGCGGTTGCTTGAGGACCGCGAGACCCGCTTGCGCGCGTTGCGCCAGGAACTCATTGCTGGTGAACGTAGTGGCGAAGCGACTCCATTCGACTTCGATGAGTTCGTCGCGCGCAAGCGAGAGGAACCTGGCCGACGGTAG
- a CDS encoding ATP-binding protein, with the protein MSPQRPDAAPAVKPIEVSAELKALMRRLKLGQLLDTLPERLALARTNRLPHHDFLELLFADEVTRRDRESAARRAKAAHLDPAMQLQAWDDSAAVAFDQQLWAELTSLRFLADAYNVLVMGPVGVGKTFLANALGHIAVRKHHSVHTERADKLFKRLRGARLDGSYEDEMRKLHRVELLIIDDLALHRLEATETTDFYEIIVERHRAASTIITSNREPPEILTMMADPLLAQSAMDRLQSAAYELVVEGESYRQRQKPRTRKPAPPTPSD; encoded by the coding sequence ATGAGCCCGCAACGTCCCGATGCCGCACCGGCGGTCAAACCGATCGAGGTCTCCGCTGAACTCAAAGCCCTGATGCGCCGCCTCAAGCTCGGCCAATTGCTCGACACCCTGCCCGAGCGGTTGGCGTTGGCCCGCACCAACCGGCTGCCCCATCACGACTTTCTGGAGTTGTTGTTCGCCGATGAGGTCACCCGTCGTGACCGCGAATCGGCGGCCCGTCGCGCCAAGGCCGCCCATCTGGACCCGGCGATGCAGCTGCAGGCCTGGGACGACTCCGCTGCCGTGGCGTTCGATCAACAGTTGTGGGCCGAGCTGACCTCACTGCGATTCCTCGCCGATGCCTACAACGTGCTCGTCATGGGACCAGTCGGAGTCGGAAAGACGTTCCTGGCCAACGCCTTAGGGCACATCGCCGTACGCAAACATCACAGCGTGCACACCGAACGGGCCGACAAACTGTTCAAACGCCTACGCGGGGCACGCCTGGACGGCAGCTACGAAGACGAGATGCGCAAACTGCACCGCGTCGAACTACTGATCATCGACGACCTCGCGCTGCACCGCCTAGAGGCCACCGAGACCACCGACTTCTACGAGATAATCGTCGAACGCCACCGCGCCGCATCGACCATCATCACCAGCAACCGAGAACCACCCGAGATCCTGACCATGATGGCCGACCCACTGCTGGCCCAATCTGCGATGGACCGACTGCAATCAGCAGCCTACGAACTCGTCGTCGAAGGCGAGTCCTACCGGCAACGCCAAAAACCAAGGACACGAAAGCCGGCCCCTCCGACTCCGTCGGATTGA
- the dnaB gene encoding replicative DNA helicase, with the protein MAVVDDLAPGMDSSPPSEDFGRQPPQDLAAEQSVLGGMLLSKDAIADVLERLRPGDFYRPAHQNVYDAILDLYGRGEPADAVTVAAELDRRGLLRRIGGAPYLHTLISTVPTAANAGYYAGIVAEKALLRRLVEAGTRVVQYGYAGAEGADVAEVVDRAQAEIYDVADRRLSEDFVALEDLLQPTMDEIDAIASSGGLARGVPTGFADLDELTNGLHPGQMIIVAARPGMGKSTLGLDFMRSCSIKHRHASVIFSLEMSKSEIVMRLLSAEAKIKLSDMRSGRMSDDDWTRLARRMSEISEAPLYIDDSPNLTIMEIRAKARRLRQKANLKLIVVDYLQLMTSGKKHESRQVEVSEFSRHLKLLAKELEVPVVALSQLNRGPEQRTDKRPMLADLRESGSLEQDSDVVILLHRPDAFGRPDDQGADPRSGEADFIVAKHRNGPTKTVTVAHQLHYSRFKDMAR; encoded by the coding sequence GTGGCGGTCGTCGATGACCTCGCGCCCGGTATGGATTCCTCGCCGCCGAGCGAAGATTTCGGCCGTCAGCCACCGCAGGATCTCGCCGCCGAGCAGTCGGTGCTGGGCGGGATGCTGCTGAGCAAGGATGCCATCGCCGACGTGCTGGAGCGACTGCGCCCCGGTGACTTCTATCGCCCGGCGCACCAGAACGTCTACGACGCGATCCTGGACCTGTATGGGCGCGGGGAGCCGGCCGACGCCGTGACCGTCGCCGCCGAACTGGACCGCCGCGGCCTGTTGCGCCGGATCGGCGGGGCGCCGTACCTACATACCCTGATCTCGACGGTGCCGACGGCCGCCAACGCGGGGTACTACGCCGGGATCGTCGCGGAGAAGGCCTTGCTGCGTCGGCTGGTGGAAGCCGGCACGCGGGTGGTGCAGTACGGCTATGCCGGCGCGGAGGGCGCCGATGTCGCCGAGGTGGTCGACCGTGCTCAGGCGGAGATCTACGATGTCGCCGACCGACGGCTGTCGGAAGACTTTGTGGCGCTTGAGGATCTGCTGCAGCCAACGATGGACGAGATCGACGCCATCGCCTCCAGCGGCGGCCTGGCGCGCGGCGTGCCGACCGGCTTCGCTGACCTCGACGAATTGACGAACGGCCTGCATCCGGGGCAGATGATCATCGTCGCCGCCCGGCCGGGTATGGGCAAGTCCACCCTGGGACTGGACTTTATGCGGTCGTGTTCGATCAAGCATCGGCACGCGAGCGTCATCTTTTCCTTGGAGATGAGCAAGTCCGAGATCGTCATGCGGCTGCTGTCGGCGGAGGCGAAAATCAAGCTCTCCGATATGCGTTCGGGTCGGATGAGCGACGATGACTGGACCCGGCTGGCGCGGCGGATGAGCGAAATCAGCGAGGCACCACTCTATATCGACGATTCGCCGAACCTCACCATAATGGAGATCCGCGCCAAGGCCCGCAGGCTGCGGCAAAAGGCCAACCTCAAGCTGATCGTGGTCGACTACCTGCAGCTGATGACCTCGGGTAAGAAGCACGAGTCGCGGCAGGTGGAAGTTTCCGAATTCTCAAGACACCTCAAGCTTTTAGCCAAGGAACTCGAGGTTCCGGTAGTTGCGCTGAGCCAGCTCAACCGCGGCCCGGAGCAGCGCACGGACAAGCGGCCGATGCTGGCCGACCTTCGCGAGAGCGGGAGCCTGGAGCAGGATAGCGATGTTGTGATCTTGCTGCACCGGCCAGACGCGTTCGGGCGGCCTGATGACCAAGGCGCTGATCCCCGCAGCGGGGAGGCGGATTTCATTGTTGCCAAACACCGCAACGGACCGACGAAGACGGTCACCGTTGCACACCAACTGCACTATTCCCGCTTCAAAGACATGGCGAGATGA
- a CDS encoding PIN domain-containing protein, producing MTTFADCAMTSNGDLWACDTSVAVAALDPTHEAHPVCRRALVELRPALAGHAMFETYSVLTRLPLPLRLSAGQAVSVLAAAFPEDCWLGATGTRRLRERLARLDIVGGSIYDALVGQAAVTNHRALLTRDRRAERTYRSLDVEYRFLD from the coding sequence ATGACGACATTCGCCGACTGCGCGATGACATCCAACGGTGACCTGTGGGCGTGCGACACCAGCGTTGCCGTCGCCGCTCTCGATCCGACCCACGAAGCGCATCCGGTCTGTCGCCGAGCCCTGGTCGAGTTGCGTCCTGCGCTCGCGGGCCATGCCATGTTCGAGACATATTCAGTGCTGACTCGGCTGCCGTTGCCCCTGCGCCTAAGTGCTGGCCAAGCGGTGTCGGTACTGGCCGCGGCGTTTCCGGAAGACTGTTGGCTTGGCGCCACCGGGACGCGCCGCCTTCGCGAGCGACTTGCACGACTCGACATCGTCGGGGGATCGATATACGACGCCCTCGTTGGTCAGGCCGCCGTCACGAATCACCGCGCCCTGCTCACCCGGGACCGTAGGGCTGAGCGCACGTACCGCTCACTCGACGTGGAGTACCGGTTCCTGGACTGA
- the istA gene encoding IS21 family transposase, translating into MSYREVSVIEIVEMLRLWLQGLGLREVARLSGTDRKTVRRYVDRARACGLDRDGGDGQLTDELIGAVIAGVRPHRPAGKSLAWETIAAEHEQIRAWLKDGLTLTKIHTLLGRRGVVVSYRTLNRYATTELDFGRRQCTVPVADCDPGGEVQVDFGRLGMLTDAADGRRRVVQGLIFTAVYSRHMFVWPTYRQTLADVIAGFEAAWAFFGGVFAVVIPDNMKAIVTTAHATEPRLNDSFREYAQSRGFAIDPARVRSPKDKPRVERMVSYVRSNFFAGEDFRGLDDCRSRAEQWCRDTAGMRTHGTTRLRPAEVFAADELPALKPAPEEVFDVPLWTHPKVAPDRHVQVAKALYSVPGELVGKRIEARADAHSVKLYWRGELIKVHPVVAPGRRHTDPADLPSEVSVYAMRDLNALQRKAAAHGTHVGVYAAAVLEHPLPWTKMRQVYRLLGLVRRHGAAQVDDACRRALDAEVIDVGLIERILARGGGEQLPLIPKPPGAASRFVRDGSDFAVRRPS; encoded by the coding sequence ATGAGCTACCGGGAGGTGTCGGTGATCGAGATCGTGGAGATGCTGCGGCTGTGGCTGCAGGGGTTGGGGTTGCGGGAGGTGGCCCGGCTCTCGGGCACCGACCGCAAAACGGTGCGACGCTACGTCGACCGGGCCCGTGCGTGTGGGCTGGACCGCGATGGTGGAGATGGTCAGCTCACTGATGAGTTGATCGGGGCGGTGATTGCCGGGGTGCGTCCGCACCGGCCGGCCGGCAAGAGCTTGGCGTGGGAGACGATCGCTGCAGAGCATGAGCAGATCAGGGCCTGGCTCAAAGACGGATTGACGCTGACCAAGATCCACACGCTGTTGGGGCGCCGCGGTGTGGTGGTGTCCTATCGGACGCTGAATCGTTACGCCACAACCGAATTGGATTTCGGCCGCCGGCAGTGCACGGTGCCGGTGGCCGACTGCGATCCCGGCGGGGAGGTGCAGGTCGACTTCGGTCGCCTCGGGATGCTCACCGACGCCGCCGATGGCCGGCGCCGAGTCGTGCAGGGGTTGATCTTTACCGCGGTGTACTCGCGGCACATGTTCGTCTGGCCCACCTACCGCCAGACGCTGGCAGATGTGATCGCCGGGTTCGAAGCGGCGTGGGCGTTCTTCGGCGGAGTGTTCGCCGTGGTGATCCCCGACAACATGAAAGCCATCGTCACCACCGCGCACGCGACCGAGCCCCGGCTCAACGACTCCTTCCGTGAGTACGCCCAGTCGCGTGGGTTCGCGATCGACCCGGCGCGGGTCCGCAGCCCGAAGGATAAGCCGCGGGTGGAACGCATGGTGTCCTATGTGCGGTCGAATTTCTTTGCCGGAGAAGACTTCCGGGGTCTCGACGACTGCCGCAGCCGCGCCGAGCAGTGGTGTCGTGATACCGCGGGGATGCGTACCCATGGCACCACCCGGCTGCGCCCGGCCGAGGTGTTCGCCGCCGACGAACTACCCGCACTCAAGCCCGCGCCCGAGGAGGTGTTCGACGTTCCGCTCTGGACGCATCCGAAAGTGGCTCCCGACCGCCACGTGCAGGTGGCCAAGGCCCTTTACAGCGTGCCCGGGGAGCTGGTCGGCAAGCGCATCGAGGCCCGTGCTGATGCGCACTCGGTCAAGCTGTACTGGCGTGGTGAGCTGATCAAGGTGCATCCGGTCGTGGCCCCGGGCCGCCGCCACACTGATCCGGCTGATCTTCCCTCGGAGGTGTCGGTCTATGCCATGCGGGATCTCAATGCCCTGCAGCGCAAAGCGGCCGCCCACGGCACCCATGTCGGCGTCTACGCCGCCGCCGTGTTGGAGCACCCGCTGCCGTGGACCAAGATGCGTCAGGTCTACCGGCTGCTGGGGCTGGTGCGCCGCCACGGCGCCGCGCAAGTCGACGACGCGTGCCGCCGCGCCTTGGACGCCGAGGTGATCGACGTCGGGCTCATCGAGCGGATCCTGGCCCGCGGCGGCGGTGAACAACTGCCCCTGATACCCAAACCGCCCGGGGCGGCGTCGCGGTTCGTCCGCGACGGCTCGGATTTCGCGGTGCGCAGGCCCTCATGA